The following are encoded together in the Salvelinus alpinus chromosome 29, SLU_Salpinus.1, whole genome shotgun sequence genome:
- the LOC139558623 gene encoding peroxisomal membrane protein 11B-like → MDSWVRFNSQSQAKERVFRAAQYACTLLGYTLQKGGSGVEFLKMVKQLETHISLTRKLMRLGNSAEAVEAAKRAVHLSDSVLRLCLTVAHLNKAMYFACDNVLWAGKAGLLPKLDQDKWSQRSFRYYLFALILNLTRDAYEIRLLMEREARSSHGGSNATWTSSPSPENGDLSHPHPSSSSFPVAILPLLSERFGRQFHLLGTVLRSNPPLLLDLLKNACDVFIPLDRLGIYPTGQGFVGACGLASSILSILTIVHPWLKLKP, encoded by the exons ATGGACTCTTGGGTTCGATTCAACTCGCAGAGCCAAGCCAAGGAGCGCGTTTTCAG GGCTGCACAGTATGCCTGTACGTTGCTAGGCTACACTCTCCAGAAGGGTGGGTCAGGCGTTGAGTTCCTGAAGATGGTGAAACAACTGGAAACGCATATAAGCCTAACAAGGAAGT tgatgCGTCTGGGGAACTCTGCAGAGGCTGTAGAAGCAGCGAAGCGTGCAGTGCACCTCTCAGACAGCGTGCTACGTCTCTGCCTGACCGTGGCCCACCTTAACAAGGCCATGTACTTCGCCTGTGACAACGTGCTGTGGGCTGGCAAGGCGGGCCTCCTGCCCAAACTGGACCAGGACAAGTGGAGCCAGAGATCCTTCAG GTACTACCTCTTTGCCCTCATCCTCAACCTAACCCGGGATGCCTATGAGATCCGCCTGCTTATGGAGCGTGAGGCCCGCTCCTCCCACGGGGGGTCAAATGCTACCTGgacctcctctccatcccccgaGAACGGAGACCTctcccacccccacccctcttcctcctccttccctgtGGCCATATTACCCCTTCTGTCTGAACGCTTCGGCAGACAGTTCCACCTGCTGGGGACGGTGCTGCGCAGCAACCCACCGCTGCTGCTGGACCTGCTGAAGAATGCATGTGACGTGTTTATCCCGCTGGACCGGCTGGGCATCTACCCTACCGGCCAGGGCTTCGTGGGGGCCTGCGGCCTggcctcctctattctctccatCCTCACCATCGTCCACCCCTGGCTCAAGCTCAAACCGTGA